Proteins from a single region of Primulina tabacum isolate GXHZ01 chromosome 5, ASM2559414v2, whole genome shotgun sequence:
- the LOC142546431 gene encoding uncharacterized protein LOC142546431: MDVRGVFSFLVILKEAFQFIPKNGKLLGLVALLSFLLSVITYVAFDFSILGLAQDTVSLAKSFLTRPSSFNASDPSWFTSSLSTPSRLQDEYDHMRQILAITFAVEIAFSLILLIIFFFTTIATILIAAVSTTGNTLSIKDFFSRVARTWTKPFLTSVYVSIHSLGFLPILVIFAVPVFLYPNIVTALISIFLAIVVFLFYLYLVALWALAIVVSVVEEGCYGMVAMGKASELAKGQRLNGYMLSLFFFLINLVIALVYLKIPGNTIPSSSIVYVLLLEILATLVSIYQMVAYTVLYFHCKKQHGEEAEIDIGVIKYTLLPTTYPVN, from the coding sequence ATGGATGTTCGTGGAGTTTTCAGTTTCTTGGTAATTCTGAAAGAAGCGTTCCAATTTATTCCCAAAAATGGGAAACTCCTGGGATTAGTAGCCCTACTCTCCTTTCTTCTGTCGGTGATCACCTATGTCGCGTTTGACTTCTCCATTCTTGGCCTGGCACAGGACACGGTATCTCTCGCAAAATCGTTCTTGACCCGTCCGAGCTCTTTTAATGCTTCCGATCCGAGCTGGTTTACATCTAGCTTAAGTACACCCTCCCGATTACAAGATGAGTATGATCATATGAGACAAATCCTAGCAATTACTTTTGCTGTTGAAATCGCCTTCTCGCTCATTTTACTCATCATCTTCTTTTTCACAACCATAGCAACAATTCTGATAGCTGCCGTGTCAACCACCGGGAACACGTTATCGATAAAAGACTTCTTTTCGAGAGTCGCCAGAACATGGACAAAGCCGTTTCTTACAAGCGTTTACGTTTCAATTCATTCGCTGGGCTTTTTACCAATTCTTGTGATTTTTGCCGTTCCTGTGTTCCTGTATCCAAACATCGTCACCGCTTTAATTTCGATTTTTCTCGCGATAGTCGTTTTTCTTTTCTACCTTTACTTGGTGGCTCTTTGGGCGTTAGCCATAGTTGTTTCAGTCGTCGAAGAAGGTTGTTACGGGATGGTGGCAATGGGAAAAGCTTCGGAACTTGCCAAGGGGCAAAGATTAAATGGTTACATGCTGTCTCTTTTCTTCTTTCTAATTAATCTGGTAATTGCTCTGGTTTATCTAAAGATTCCTGGTAACACAATTCCCTCAAGTTCAATAGTTTATGTGTTGCTTTTGGAAATATTAGCTACCTTGGTGAGTATTTATCAAATGGTGGCATATACTGTATTGTATTTCCATTGCAAGAAGCAACATGGGGAAGAGGCGGAGATAGACATTGGAGTTATCAAGTATACTTTGCTGCCCACAACTTATCCTGTCAATTGA
- the LOC142546513 gene encoding uncharacterized protein LOC142546513 has translation MEKKRWRENEETPIIIAMKGHPGTGESTLARAVAKTLRCPLIDKDHFRDSTQRIQQALMLSSPSTANSLLNDMSYEAMWRVTSTQIGLGFSVVVDSPLSRRAHLDRLLDLACQNGARLIVVECRAGDEDEWRRRLEARGRVAEAEMWHKPATWGEMERLLEGYGGCWDYDVGEVGKLVLDTTASVEVSELVYMVIQFLSS, from the coding sequence ATGGAGAAGAAACGATGGCGGGAGAACGAAGAAACGCCGATCATCATAGCAATGAAAGGCCATCCCGGAACGGGAGAGAGCACACTGGCGCGCGCCGTTGCTAAAACTCTCAGATGCCCACTGATAGACAAAGACCATTTCCGCGACAGCACACAAAGAATCCAGCAAGCCCTGATGTTATCTTCACCCTCCACAGCCAATTCACTCCTCAACGACATGTCATACGAAGCCATGTGGCGAGTGACCTCCACTCAGATTGGTTTGGGGTTCAGCGTCGTCGTCGATTCTCCTCTATCCAGGCGTGCCCACCTGGATCGGCTGTTGGATCTGGCGTGCCAGAACGGAGCTCGGCTGATTGTGGTAGAGTGCAGGGCAGGGGATGAGGATGAGTGGCGGCGACGGCTAGAGGCGAGAGGGAGAGTTGCAGAAGCAGAAATGTGGCATAAGCCGGCGACGTGGGGGGAAATGGAGAGATTGTTGGAGGGCTACGGTGGTTGCTGGGACTATGATGTGGGCGAGGTGGGTAAGCTGGTTTTGGATACCACGGCTTCTGTCGAGGTTTCGGAGCTGGTTTATATGGTCATTCAATTTCTCAGCTCTTGA
- the LOC142545552 gene encoding LOW QUALITY PROTEIN: glycerophosphodiester phosphodiesterase GDPDL6-like (The sequence of the model RefSeq protein was modified relative to this genomic sequence to represent the inferred CDS: deleted 1 base in 1 codon): protein MIGHLLLLLLLTHTIEAQDGIGKLPPPPQRKWMTLNGNQPEIAANGGYSGFFPPSSLEAYSFAGDSSIPGTILYCNLHFTKDNDGFCVSEINLMNTTNIQDVDPTGAKVYNINGQETHGWFGLDYPAEVIFQKVGLRQNIFTRTEVYDGIPIVSPSQLAVDRNGQPLKTPPRMWLNIQYNIFYQQNKISPEKFLLERSNVLPEFISSPEIGFLKSIGPKLGEAKTKIIFQFLAEDVQEPTTKETYGSLVNKLSMIKSFASGILVPKEYIWPMNKARILQSSTNLVQDAHKLSLTVYASGFANDNYLSYNYSYDPTREYLQFIENSQFSVDGFLTDFPSTASEAIGCLPQYKNASRVIPTLIISHNGVSGDFPGATDLAYQKAIEDGADIIDCSVQLSKDGIAFCLDRADLMKTTTAATLYMDRSTNVPEIQSADGIFSFDLTWSEIQSLSPQIESSYDNDLVRNPGNKNKGKFVTLPEFLELAKTKAVTGVLIFIQNAAYLASNKNLDIVDTVSTALTKASFDKQLTQKVLIQSDDSSVLLKFKNFPNYQRVLYINPSISGAPHQVAQEVKKYADAVLVHRDAIVMSSDYFALNFTSTVPAMHAANISVYVGVLKNEFQNFIMDYLSDPYVEITTMYSQKVDGFVTDYPATANSFVRSTCTSNGSPYVINPLEPGLLYQPDEAEKVAEPPLLSTGDIVDPPLPAVTKNSPADSASNSTAARESPASTPKSSSPSIVISKARFFFAAMVGILTMFIVE, encoded by the exons ATGATAGGCCATTTACTTCTGCTTCTTTTGTTGACACATACCATTGAAGCTCAGGATGGTATTGGGAAGTTGCCTCCTCCACCTCAAAGAAAATGGATGACTCTAAATG GTAATCAACCTGAGATAGCAGCCAATGGTGGATACTCAGGATTTTTCCCTCCCTCTAGTCTCGAGGCTTACAGCTTCGCAGGCGATTCTAGCATTCCTGGAACAATTTTGTACTGCAATCTGCATTTTACAAAGGACAATGATGGCTTTTGTGTTTCTGAAATCAATCTAATGAACACAACAAATATTCAAGATGTGGATCCTACAGGAGCAAAGGTGTACAACATAAATGGACAAGAAACCCATGGATGGTTCGGCTTGGATTACCCCGCCGAAGTCATTTTCCAGAAAGTGGGCC TGCGCCAGAATATATTCACCAGAACAGAAGTATATGATGGTATACCGATCGTGAGTCCTTCCCAGTTGGCAGTCGACAGGAACGGGCAGCCACTGAAAACTCCCCCAAGAATGTGGCTAAACATTCAG TACAATATCTTCTATCAGCAAAATAAAATCAGTCCGGAGAAGTTTCTGCTAGAGAGATCTAATGTATTACCAGAGTTCATCTCATCTCCTGAGATAGGTTTCTTGAAGAGCATTGGACCAAAGTTGGGGGAGGCCAAAACAAAGATCATTTTCCAGTTTCTTGCAGAAGATGTTCAGGAGCCAACGACTAAAGAGACGTATGGTTCACTTGTTAACAAGCTCTCTATGATCAAATCTTTTGCATCTGGGATTCTTGTACCAAAGGAATACATTTGGCCTATGAACAAGGCAAGAATCTTGCAGTCTTCAACAAACCTAGTACAAGATGCTCACAAGCTAAGCCTTACGGTTTATGCTTCGGGTTTTGCTAATGATAACTATTTGAGTTACAATTATAGCTACGATCCCACCAGAGAGTACCTTCAATTCATCGAAAATTCTCAGTTTTCGGTCGATGGGTTTTTGACAGATTTCCCTTCAACTGCTTCAGAAGCCATCG GATGCCTACCTCAATATAAGAATGCTTCAAGAGTCATTCCAA CTTTAATCATATCCCACAATGGAGTAAGTGGTGATTTCCCGGGAGCTACTGATCTTGCATATCAGAAGGCAATAGAAGACGGTGCTGATATAATCGACTGCTCGGTTCAGTTATCCAAAGACGGAATCGCCTTTTGCTTAGATAGAGCAGACCTTATGAAGACTACTACAGCGGCAACACTTTACATGGACCGATCCACGAACGTACCAGAAATCCAATCAGCAGACGGAATCTTTTCTTTTGATCTCACATGGAGCGAAATTCAATCTTTAAGTC CTCAAATCGAGAGTTCCTACGACAACGACCTCGTTAGAAACCCTGGAAACAAGAATAAGGGGAAGTTTGTGACCCTTCCTGAGTTCTTGGAACTGGCCAAGACGAAAGCAGTTACTGGAGTACTGATCTTCATTCAG AATGCCGCATATCTTGCTTCGAACAAGAATCTTGACATAGTCGACACGGTATCCACAGCCCTTACCAAGGCCTCGTTCGATAAGCAATTGACTCAAAAAGTTCTGATTCAATCAGATGATAGCTCCGTTTTATTAAAATTCAAGAACTTCCCCAATTACCAAAGAGTACTTTACATCAATCCATCGATAAGTGGTGCACCGCATCAAGTAGCACAAGAAGTCAAGAAATATGCTGATGCAGTTTTAGTGCACAGAGATGCGATTGTTATGTCATCTGATTATTTTGCTCTCAACTTCACGAGCACCGTACCAGCAATGCACGCTGCTAATATCTCAGTATATGTCGGAGTCCTCAAGAAC GAGTTCCAGAACTTTATAATGGATTACCTATCCGATCCTTATGTCGAGATAACCACTATGTATTCCCAAAAGGTCGATGGATTCGTGACAGATTATCCAGCCACTGCAAATTCATTTGTTA GGTCGACTTGTACGAGCAACGGATCACCATATGTCATAAATCCGTTGGAACCAGGCCTGCTATATCAGCCAGATGAGGCAGAAAAAGTGGCTGAACCCCCTCTACTCAGCACGGGAGACATAGTCGATCCACCTCTACCAGCAGTGACCAAGAATTCGCCAGCTGATTCTGCATCGAACTCTACTGCTGCAAGGGAATCTCCAGCTTCAACACCAAAGTCTTCGAGCCCGTCAATAGTCATAAGTAAGGCGCGTTTCTTCTTTGCTGCAATGGTTGGAATTCTAACCATGTTCATTGTAGAGTAA